In a single window of the Candidatus Omnitrophota bacterium genome:
- a CDS encoding DUF368 domain-containing protein: MILRGKMSVVVFLCRLSARMDGIWPNRKERFLMKKSISETLVLLLKGGGIGIANIIPGVSGGTIAVVLGIYDRLIEAISKFFERPEKRGEYVLLLFRVFFGAVVAVGLLAKVMDVLLKEYFHETMFLFMGLILGGIPSVVRSHGDMKIRTSRILAFIVGMILVLGISLIGEAKGQGQVMSLSNIEGVGPYLMLLIGGFFAGGAMIVPGVSGSFILVLLGQYAVVIAAIKDFALKPIGAVSLGAIAGIIIFSRIIEFCLERIPSKTYYFILGLIFASFYKIFPGKPDEAISIFYCSVVFIGGTALSYFVSRLNAD; this comes from the coding sequence ATGATTTTGCGCGGGAAAATGTCTGTGGTTGTGTTTTTGTGCCGCTTATCGGCGAGGATGGATGGCATCTGGCCGAATAGAAAAGAAAGGTTCTTGATGAAGAAAAGCATAAGCGAGACTTTGGTGCTCCTTTTAAAGGGCGGAGGAATAGGAATTGCGAACATAATACCGGGAGTTTCTGGCGGCACAATAGCCGTGGTCCTGGGAATTTACGACCGGCTTATTGAGGCGATATCCAAGTTCTTTGAAAGGCCTGAAAAACGGGGGGAATATGTTCTTCTGCTTTTCAGGGTATTCTTCGGTGCTGTTGTCGCGGTGGGTCTGCTGGCCAAAGTGATGGATGTATTGCTCAAGGAATATTTCCACGAGACCATGTTCCTGTTTATGGGTCTCATACTGGGAGGTATTCCTTCAGTGGTGCGTTCTCACGGGGACATGAAGATAAGGACATCAAGAATACTCGCTTTTATTGTAGGCATGATACTTGTCCTGGGCATCTCTCTTATCGGGGAAGCCAAAGGACAAGGACAGGTTATGTCCCTTAGTAATATTGAAGGAGTCGGTCCATATTTAATGCTTTTGATCGGAGGGTTCTTCGCTGGCGGGGCCATGATAGTGCCCGGGGTGAGCGGTTCATTCATTCTGGTTCTTTTAGGCCAATATGCTGTGGTTATAGCGGCGATCAAAGATTTTGCCCTGAAACCGATAGGCGCTGTTTCCCTCGGGGCTATAGCGGGCATAATCATTTTCTCCAGGATCATCGAATTCTGCCTGGAAAGGATACCTTCCAAGACATATTATTTCATTCTGGGGCTTATTTTCGCCTCTTTTTACAAGATATTCCCGGGTAAACCCGACGAGGCAATATCGATATTTTACTGTTCTGTTGTTTTTATCGGCGGTACCGCTTTGTCCTATTTTGTGTCCAGGTTGAACGCCGACTAG